GTTGGGAATAGAGGCGGTTTGGTCGATAGCCGGATTTAGGGTAATCGTAGCAATTTGAGGATTCATACTTCTACAACAGGGCGCGAACTTCTTGGGCGTTGCGACATTTCAGGGCGCGTTTGGCGATATCTTGGGTTTTGGCAAACGACAGGCCGCGCAGTTTCGCCTTCACCGCCGCCACGCTGGGGATGCTGATACTCAGTTCAGCCACGCCTAACCCGGTTAAAATAACGGCCCCTTTGGGATCTCCTGCAATACCGCCACAGACGCCCACCCACTTCCCGGCGGCGCTAGCGGCTTGCACGGTTTGGTGAATCATCCGCAGAACGGCAGGATGCAACCCATCGGCTTGTTTGGCTAAGGCGGGGTGGCCGCGGTCCATTGCTAGCACATATTGGGTTAAGTCGTTGGTACCGACGGAGAAGAAAGCCACCTCTTTCGCAAATTCATCGGCCATCATCACAGCGGAAGGGACTTCGATCATCATGCCGATATCGACCGGATCGGCACCCACTTCTAAACGGACTTCCTCTGCGAGTTTCTTGGCGCTTCTGATATCCTCTAGCGTGGAAATCATTGGAAACATGATTTTTACAGGGCCGGTCTGAGAGGCGCGATAAATGGCTCTCAGTTGAGATTTAAACAGGTCGGGACGCTGGAAACACAGGCGAATTCCGCGAACGCCTAGGAAAGGATTTTCTTCGGCGGGGAGGTTGAGGTAGGGGACGGCTTTGTCGCCGCCGATATCTAAGGTACGGATAATTAAGGGTAAGCCGTTTAAGGCTTGGGTCATTTCGCTATAGGCGGCGAGTTGTTCCTCTTCAGAAGGGGGTTGGGAACGGTTGAGGAATAAAAACTCGGTTCGCAACAGTCCCACGCCTTCGGCCCCGGCGTTGACGGCTTGTTCGGCTTCGGCGGCGGCCCCAATATTGGCAACGACTTCGACGCGATGGCCATCACTCATAATGGCGGGTTGATAGCAAGCAAGTTTTTCGGCTTCGCGAATGGCTTGCAGGTCTTTTTGGGCGGCTTTGGCGGTTTCAATATCGGTTGGCGAGGGTTGGGGGTAAAGGTTGCCGCTTTCGCCGTCGAGGATGCAGGGGGTACTATCTTCTAGGTTGAGAATGGCAGGGCCGGCCCCAACGATCGCGGGAATGTTGAGCGATCGCGCAATAATGGCACTATGGGAGGTTGGGCCCCCATAGGCGGTGCAAAAGCCGAGGGTGAGTTCTGGGTTTAAGCCTGCCGTGTCCGATGGGGTGAGGTCTTCGGCAATTAAAATAATCGGATAATGGGGTAAGCTTGGCTCATCTTCCACCTTATCGGCGAGCAAGCGCAATACCCGCCGACCGACATCGCGTAAATCTGTAGCGCGTCCGGCGAGTAGGGGGTCTTTGAGTTGTTGCAGACTATTCGCCCGTTGTTCGTAGGCTTGCTGCCAAGCCCAAGGAGCGCTACGGTTATCCTGAAGATGGGCGATCGCTTCTTCTACTAATTCTGGATCGTTGAGAAATTCTTGGTGCGCTAGGAAAATGGAGGCTTTACCTGTGCCTGATTTTTCTTTGACTTCTGCGTACAGGTCTTGCAATTGCAGTTTGGCGGTTTCTACGGCTTGGCGCAACCGGGTCATTTCTGCTTGGGGGTCTTTGGCGGTGGCTTCAAATACCATCTTGCCGCGTTTAAACTGGAATATAGGCGCGATCGCAATTCCTGGCGATGCTGCAATTCCGGGTATGGCAACGGATTCAAACTGTAAGGTATGACCGAGGGTGGCTGGGTTCTGTTCTTCTTCTTCGTCTTCTAAGCCGGATGCGATCGCAGTTTGCAAGGTTTCCAACGCTTCATCCGCATCGCGACCTTCTGCCATCAGGCGAATCGTCTGACCGCCTTCTACCCCTAACTTCAATAACGATACCAAACTCTTGGCGTTTGCGGTTTGGTTGCCGTAGCGGAGGCGAATTTCCGATTGAAACTCCTTCGCCAGGTTTGCTAAAACAGTAGCGGGTCTGGCATGAAGTCCAGCTTTACCGCGAATGGCGATATCTACAAATTTGGCAAAATCAGACGCAACGGTTTCTACTGCGGCTTGACCGTTA
This sequence is a window from Desertifilum tharense IPPAS B-1220. Protein-coding genes within it:
- the ptsP gene encoding phosphoenolpyruvate--protein phosphotransferase, whose product is MINLEPGSIKLKADAADKTDAIRQAGSLLVENGNMQPGYITSMMEREKVAHTYLGNGIAIPHGLPKDRDLIVQTGISVVQLPAGVEWNPGETVHLVVGIAAKSDEHIEILSNLTYVLDDEATVARLAKTSNPDDIIACLTNRGSNGQAAVETVASDFAKFVDIAIRGKAGLHARPATVLANLAKEFQSEIRLRYGNQTANAKSLVSLLKLGVEGGQTIRLMAEGRDADEALETLQTAIASGLEDEEEEQNPATLGHTLQFESVAIPGIAASPGIAIAPIFQFKRGKMVFEATAKDPQAEMTRLRQAVETAKLQLQDLYAEVKEKSGTGKASIFLAHQEFLNDPELVEEAIAHLQDNRSAPWAWQQAYEQRANSLQQLKDPLLAGRATDLRDVGRRVLRLLADKVEDEPSLPHYPIILIAEDLTPSDTAGLNPELTLGFCTAYGGPTSHSAIIARSLNIPAIVGAGPAILNLEDSTPCILDGESGNLYPQPSPTDIETAKAAQKDLQAIREAEKLACYQPAIMSDGHRVEVVANIGAAAEAEQAVNAGAEGVGLLRTEFLFLNRSQPPSEEEQLAAYSEMTQALNGLPLIIRTLDIGGDKAVPYLNLPAEENPFLGVRGIRLCFQRPDLFKSQLRAIYRASQTGPVKIMFPMISTLEDIRSAKKLAEEVRLEVGADPVDIGMMIEVPSAVMMADEFAKEVAFFSVGTNDLTQYVLAMDRGHPALAKQADGLHPAVLRMIHQTVQAASAAGKWVGVCGGIAGDPKGAVILTGLGVAELSISIPSVAAVKAKLRGLSFAKTQDIAKRALKCRNAQEVRALL